The DNA segment TTGCCGAAGTATGTTCGTGATGCCGCCTCCACACCGTAGGAGCCGTGGCCGAGATAGATCTGGTTCAGATAGATCTCGAGCAGGCGGTCCTTCGAGTACCGCTTCTCGAGCTCGACGGCGAGGAGGGCCTCCTTGACCTTGCGGGACAGGCTGCGGTCGGGGGTGAGGAAGAGGACCTTGGCGAGCTGCTGGGTGATCGTGCTGCCGCCCTCGACGATCCGGCCATGCCGGAAGTTCGAGTAGGCCGCTCGCACGATGCCGCGCACGTCCACGCCGAAGTGAGAGTAGAAGCGGGAATCCTCGACGGCGATGACGGCGTCCCGCAGGATCTTGGGAATCTCGCGGAGCGGAACGAAGATCCGGCGCTCCGCCTGGAACTCGGTGAGCAGCTCGTCGTCGTCCGCGTAAACCTTGGTGCCCAGGCTGGGGGAATACTCCTCGAGCGCTTTGACCGACGGCAGGTCGGCCGGCCAGAAGACGTAGGCCGCGACCGCGAGACCGGCCGAAGCCAGGACCAGCAGGACCACCAGGGCCGCCAGGAACCAGCGAACGACGCGCCAGGGCGGGACCAGCCGGCGGACGTTGAATCGCCAACGCCCGAAGACCCGGGAGACGCCGAAGCGTCGGCCCTTGCGCCGACGCCAGGGACCGGACGATGGTCGGAAGCGGGAATGCGGTGGCACGCGATACTGCTCTCCGGGGCTCCTCGCCGGCCTCATTATACTGCGGAGGGTGCGCCGGCCTCCCAAATCGGGCGTGGGCGATCGGCGCCGCCTTGCGACCGCCGCGCGCCTGTGATACAACCGGCTGCGCCATGCCGAGAGCGGGTTCCGGTCCCACCCTGTCCGGAGACGAGCAGCTCACGCTGCTCCGCCGCGGGACCGCGGCCATCGTGACCGAGGAGGAGCTCCGGACGAAGCTCGAGCGCTCCGTGCGGACGCGGACGCCGCTCGTCGTCAAGGTCGGCTTCGACCCGACCGCGCCCGACCTCCACCTGGGCCACACGGTCGTCATCCAGAAGATGCGCCAGCTCCAGGAGCTCGGTCACACGATCTACTTCGTGATCGGCGACTTCACCGGCATGATCGGCGATCCCACCGGGCTCTCCGAGACCCGGAAGCCGCTCACCCGGGGCGAGATCGAGGCGAATGCCCAGACGTACCGCGACCAGGTGTTCAAGATCCTCGATCCCGAGGTGACCCGGGTCGCCTTCAACTCCTCGTGGCTGGCGCCGCTCTCCGCCGAGGATGTCATCCGGATGGCGGCCCGGGTGACGGTGGCCCGGCTTCTCTCGCGGGAAGACTTCGCCCAGCGCTACGAGACCGAGCGCCCGATCCATCTCCACGAGTTCCTCTATCCGCTCTTTCAGGCCCAGGACTCGGTGGCGCTCCGGGTGGACATCGAGATGGGCGGCACCGACCAGACCTTCAACCTCCTGGTCGGCCGCGACCTCCAGCGGGCGAGCGGACAGGAGCCGCAGATCGCCATCACGATGCCGCTCCTGGTCGGCACCGACGGCGTCCAGAAGAT comes from the Candidatus Methylomirabilota bacterium genome and includes:
- the tyrS gene encoding tyrosine--tRNA ligase; this translates as MSGDEQLTLLRRGTAAIVTEEELRTKLERSVRTRTPLVVKVGFDPTAPDLHLGHTVVIQKMRQLQELGHTIYFVIGDFTGMIGDPTGLSETRKPLTRGEIEANAQTYRDQVFKILDPEVTRVAFNSSWLAPLSAEDVIRMAARVTVARLLSREDFAQRYETERPIHLHEFLYPLFQAQDSVALRVDIEMGGTDQTFNLLVGRDLQRASGQEPQIAITMPLLVGTDGVQKMSKSLGNYVGITEPPASMFGKLMSVSDEVMLAYYPLVSGLAPADVDRVVAEVRDGGLHPMEAKKRLARAVVAQFHGEAAARQAEEAFARQFQARELPTDIPRVQYRVEGGTARVTHLVTSAGIAGSVSEARRLIEQGGIRIDHERIEDPFRTLTVRPGQEILVQKGRRDFRILEVVAPAPPGGSPGREST